Proteins from a genomic interval of Bombus affinis isolate iyBomAffi1 chromosome 18, iyBomAffi1.2, whole genome shotgun sequence:
- the LOC126926551 gene encoding uncharacterized protein LOC126926551 isoform X1, producing the protein MSNVSTSKDSEIKQVLDAIQKQNEIHARITAEIRQQIQILNKQASEENQRLAKEIELLRKTVTELKLAIESQETIMTKDFESVTNTTKRTAKSRNRDRAAVAGAPETIFDPESDNDGEFQNYNEPRHLTMLSAKDAIRYIPILNGDDDVGVEDFIKEVRDMRMRCSQKDLLLKVIKIDKIVGRAAQSIRNIPIENYADLHDALRSNVVVEVTSDEYEEQLRDLKQGRYESVQSFNIRFRRVLNKFTYAITNENPQPITQRIMIEATMKKVSRIYLRGLRHDIGRILIASKLDALSETEKKAVEIERYLREQKRRRRTGTRPTATYNRLSNRPMQTNNRPLPATRNNPINEDISPFSKTKRVPFTERQRVKCYKCNKLGHVAPQCQNF; encoded by the coding sequence ATGTCTAACGTATCAACAAGTAAAGACAGCGAAATTAAGCAAGTACTAGACGCGATACAGAAACAGAACGAAATTCACGCGAGAATTACCGCCGAAATTCGACAACAAATCCAAATATTAAACAAACAAGCAAGCGAGGAGAATCAACGCCTCGCTAAAGAAATCGAACTGCTAAGAAAAACAGTTACCGAATTGAAGCTAGCCATTGAAAGTCAGGAAACAATTATGACCAAAGATTTTGAATCTGTAACTAACACCACAAAAAGAACCGCGAAATCGAGAAACAGGGATCGTGCAGCTGTAGCGGGCGCACCCGAAACGATATTTGACCCTGAAAGCGACAACGATGGCGAATTCCAAAACTACAATGAACCACGACACTTGACTATGTTATCAGCGAAAGACGCAATAAGATACATTCCAATTTTAAACGGTGACGATGATGTTGGAGTGGAAGATTTCATAAAAGAAGTACGTGATATGCGAATGCGTTGTTCACAAAAAGATTTATTATTGAAAGTCATTAAAATCGATAAAATAGTTGGCAGAGCCGCGCAAAGTATTCGAAACATACCTATTGAAAATTATGCAGATTTACATGACGCTTTGAGATCCAACGTAGTAGTTGAAGTGACATCTGACGAATACGAAGAACAATTACGCGATTTGAAACAAGGACGCTATGAATCTGTTCAAAGTTTCAATATTCGATTCCGTCGCGTACTAAATAAATTTACGTATGCAATAACTAATGAAAATCCACAACCAATTACACAACGAATAATGATCGAAGCCACCATGAAAAAAGTAAGTCGAATTTATTTAAGAGGGCTTCGACACGACATAGGACGCATACTGATAGCAAGCAAACTAGATGCATTGAGCGAAACAGAAAAGAAAGCCGTCGAGATTGAAAGATACCTACGAGAACAAAAGCGACGGAGAAGGACGGGTACTCGACCAACAGCAACGTATAACCGACTTAGTAACAGGCCGATGCAGACAAACAACCGACCATTACCTGCCACGCGTAATAATCCAATCAACGAAGACATTTCGCCATTTTCTAAAACGAAACGTGTACCATTTACTGAGCGACAACgagtaaaatgttataaatgtaataaattggGACACGTTGCACCGCAAtgtcaaaatttttaa